One region of Pseudomonas glycinae genomic DNA includes:
- a CDS encoding divergent polysaccharide deacetylase family protein, whose translation MSLRLVFVLLCCLAGAAHAEPARPTPQKAYLTLIIDDLGQNLPRDRRVLALPGPVTTAIMPDTPHATEFAREAHRAGKIVILHMPMDPATGPFAWHPELPIEELEKRLNAAFKMVPYTAGINNHMGSRMTAQPVAMAWLMGELQRRHKFFVDSRTSAQTVAAQQAQKIDLASVSRDVFLDDERTEAAILTQLQTAISLAHKQGSALMIGHPYPQTLAVLERELPKLKAQGIEWIDIKQMISVRSNRAMAAHGKNGVYR comes from the coding sequence ATGTCCTTGCGTCTGGTCTTTGTCCTGCTGTGCTGTCTGGCGGGCGCTGCTCACGCAGAACCTGCCAGACCCACACCTCAAAAAGCCTACCTGACACTGATCATCGACGACCTGGGGCAGAACCTGCCCCGGGACCGCCGGGTGCTGGCCCTGCCCGGGCCGGTCACCACGGCGATCATGCCCGACACCCCGCACGCCACCGAATTTGCCCGCGAAGCCCATCGCGCCGGCAAGATCGTGATCCTGCACATGCCGATGGACCCGGCCACAGGCCCGTTCGCCTGGCATCCCGAACTGCCCATCGAAGAACTCGAGAAACGGCTGAACGCTGCGTTCAAAATGGTCCCCTACACCGCCGGCATCAACAACCATATGGGCAGTCGCATGACTGCGCAGCCGGTGGCCATGGCGTGGTTGATGGGCGAGTTGCAGCGCCGCCACAAGTTCTTCGTCGACAGCCGGACCAGCGCCCAGACTGTCGCTGCGCAGCAGGCACAGAAGATCGATCTGGCAAGTGTTTCGCGGGATGTATTTCTCGATGACGAGCGCACCGAAGCGGCGATCCTGACTCAATTGCAGACAGCAATCAGCCTGGCGCACAAGCAGGGTTCAGCCTTGATGATCGGACACCCTTATCCACAGACACTGGCGGTGCTGGAGCGGGAGCTGCCAAAGTTGAAAGCCCAAGGCATCGAGTGGATCGACATCAAGCAGATGATCAGCGTGCGCAGCAATCGCGCCATGGCCGCACACGGCAAAAACGGTGTCTACCGATAA
- a CDS encoding murein hydrolase activator EnvC family protein, translated as MLRVLIALALTCLLQPAFADERAQTQQQLDATRQDIAELKKLLGKLQEEKSGVQKELKGTETEMGKLEKQVEALQKELKKSESELQRLDAEKKKLQSARTEQQRLIAIQARAAYQNGRQEYLKLLLNQQNPEKFARTLTYYDYLSQARLEQLKSFNETLRQLANVEKDIGVQQAQLLAQQSDLDTQREALDKVRKERQQALAKLNEDVKARDQKLAAREQDQADLSKVLKTIEETLARQAREAEEARQKALIAQQEAEKKRLREAEAENTDAPRKPVRSTPGALVSSGGETFGGPFASSRGKLPWPVDGRLLARFGETRGDDARTKWDGVMISASAGSQVHAVHGGRVVFADWLRGAGLLVILDHGNGFLSLYGHNQTLLKSAGDVVKAGESISTVGNSGGQDTPALYFAIRQQGHPSDPAQWCRAQG; from the coding sequence ATGCTTCGCGTCCTGATCGCCCTCGCTCTGACATGCCTGCTCCAACCGGCCTTCGCGGATGAGCGCGCGCAAACCCAACAGCAACTGGACGCCACGCGCCAGGACATTGCCGAGCTGAAAAAACTGCTGGGCAAGCTCCAGGAAGAAAAATCCGGGGTGCAAAAGGAGCTCAAGGGCACCGAAACCGAGATGGGCAAGCTCGAGAAACAGGTCGAAGCCCTGCAGAAAGAGCTGAAGAAGAGCGAATCCGAGCTGCAGCGGCTCGATGCGGAGAAAAAAAAACTCCAGAGCGCGCGCACTGAACAGCAGCGACTGATCGCCATCCAGGCCCGCGCCGCCTACCAGAACGGTCGCCAGGAATACCTCAAGCTGCTGCTCAACCAGCAGAATCCCGAAAAATTCGCCCGCACCCTCACCTATTACGACTACCTGAGCCAGGCCCGCCTGGAGCAGCTGAAGAGCTTCAACGAAACCCTGCGCCAACTGGCCAACGTCGAAAAAGACATCGGCGTGCAGCAGGCTCAGTTGCTGGCGCAGCAAAGTGATCTCGACACTCAGCGCGAAGCGCTCGACAAGGTCCGCAAGGAGCGCCAGCAGGCCCTCGCCAAGTTGAACGAAGACGTGAAAGCCCGGGACCAGAAACTGGCCGCCCGCGAGCAGGATCAGGCAGACCTGTCTAAAGTCCTTAAAACCATTGAAGAAACCCTGGCCCGCCAGGCTCGTGAGGCAGAAGAAGCGCGGCAGAAAGCGCTCATCGCCCAGCAGGAAGCCGAAAAAAAGCGCTTGCGTGAGGCCGAGGCAGAAAACACCGACGCCCCACGCAAACCGGTCAGATCGACGCCTGGCGCCCTGGTGTCCAGCGGCGGCGAGACCTTCGGTGGCCCCTTTGCCTCAAGTCGAGGAAAACTTCCATGGCCGGTTGATGGTCGACTGCTGGCACGCTTTGGCGAAACCCGTGGCGACGATGCGCGCACCAAGTGGGACGGCGTGATGATCAGCGCCTCCGCCGGCAGCCAGGTGCATGCCGTACACGGTGGGCGCGTGGTGTTTGCCGACTGGCTGCGCGGTGCCGGGCTGCTGGTGATTCTCGACCACGGCAACGGTTTTCTGAGTCTTTACGGTCACAACCAGACGCTGCTCAAGTCGGCAGGTGACGTGGTAAAAGCCGGTGAGTCCATCTCCACTGTGGGTAACAGTGGCGGCCAGGACACACCAGCGCTGTATTTCGCAATTCGTCAGCAGGGTCACCCGAGTGATCCGGCGCAATGGTGCCGTGCGCAAGGATAA
- a CDS encoding S41 family peptidase: MLHLSRLTSLALTIALVIGAPLAFAAQPAPAVAPAGTAATSKAPLPLEELRTFAEVMDRIKAAYVEPVDDKTLLENAIKGMLSNLDPHSAYLGPEDFAELQESTSGEFGGLGIEVGAEDGFIKVVSPIDDTPASKAGIQAGDFIVKINGAPTRGQTMTEAVDKMRGKIGQKITLTLVRDGGTPFDVTLARAVIQVKSVKTQLLESGYGLIRITQFQVKTGEEVSKALAKLRKDNGKKLNGIILDLRNNPGGVLQAAVEVVDHFITKGLIVYTKGRIANSELRFSATGKDESEAVPMVVLINGGSASASEIVAGALQDQKRAVVMGTTSFGKGSVQTVLPLNNDRALKITTALYFTPNGRSIQAQGIVPDIEVRKAKITNEADGDYFKEADLQGHLGNGNGGADKPSGSGGKAKAMPQDDDYQLAQALSLLKGLSITSGR; encoded by the coding sequence ATGCTGCATTTGTCCCGCCTTACCTCGCTGGCCCTGACGATCGCCCTGGTGATCGGCGCGCCTCTGGCGTTTGCCGCTCAACCGGCTCCGGCCGTCGCTCCGGCAGGTACTGCCGCGACTTCCAAGGCGCCGTTGCCGCTGGAAGAGCTGCGCACCTTTGCCGAGGTCATGGACCGGATCAAGGCCGCCTATGTCGAGCCGGTGGACGACAAGACCCTGCTGGAAAACGCGATCAAGGGCATGCTCAGCAACCTTGATCCGCACTCCGCCTACCTGGGCCCTGAAGACTTTGCCGAGTTGCAGGAAAGCACCAGCGGTGAATTCGGTGGCCTGGGCATCGAAGTCGGCGCCGAGGACGGCTTCATCAAGGTCGTGTCGCCGATCGATGACACTCCGGCGTCGAAGGCCGGCATCCAGGCCGGCGACTTCATCGTCAAGATCAACGGCGCGCCGACCCGCGGCCAGACCATGACCGAAGCCGTGGACAAGATGCGCGGCAAGATCGGCCAGAAGATCACCCTGACCCTGGTGCGCGACGGCGGCACGCCGTTCGATGTAACCCTGGCTCGCGCCGTGATCCAGGTGAAGAGCGTCAAGACGCAACTGCTGGAGTCGGGCTACGGCCTGATCCGCATCACTCAGTTCCAGGTCAAGACCGGCGAAGAAGTCTCCAAGGCCCTGGCCAAGCTGCGCAAGGACAATGGCAAGAAGCTCAACGGCATCATCCTCGACCTGCGCAACAACCCGGGTGGCGTGCTGCAGGCGGCGGTGGAAGTGGTCGACCACTTCATCACCAAAGGCCTGATCGTCTACACCAAGGGCCGGATCGCCAACTCCGAGCTGCGCTTCTCCGCCACCGGCAAGGACGAAAGCGAAGCCGTGCCGATGGTCGTGCTGATCAACGGTGGCAGTGCCTCGGCCTCGGAAATCGTCGCCGGCGCCCTGCAGGATCAGAAACGCGCCGTGGTCATGGGCACCACCAGTTTCGGCAAGGGCTCGGTACAGACCGTGCTGCCGCTGAACAACGACCGCGCACTGAAGATCACCACGGCGCTGTACTTCACGCCGAACGGCCGCTCGATCCAGGCCCAGGGCATCGTCCCGGACATCGAAGTACGCAAGGCCAAGATCACCAACGAAGCGGACGGCGACTACTTCAAGGAAGCGGACCTGCAAGGCCACCTGGGCAACGGCAACGGCGGCGCTGACAAACCGTCCGGCTCGGGCGGCAAGGCCAAGGCGATGCCGCAGGATGACGATTACCAGCTGGCCCAGGCATTGAGCCTGCTCAAAGGCCTGAGCATCACGTCCGGCCGTTGA
- the hisF gene encoding imidazole glycerol phosphate synthase subunit HisF, whose protein sequence is MALAKRIIPCLDVDNGRVVKGVKFENIRDAGDPVEIARRYDEQGADEITFLDITASVDGRDTTLHTVERMASQVFIPLTVGGGVRTVQDIRNLLNAGADKVSINTAAVFNPEFVGEAAQHFGSQCIVVAIDAKKVSGPGETPRWEIFTHGGRKPTGLDAVEWAKKMEGLGAGEILLTSMDQDGMKNGFDLGVTRAISDALGIPVIASGGVGNLQHLADGILEGHASAVLAASIFHFGEYTVQEAKAYMAHRGIVMR, encoded by the coding sequence ATGGCGCTGGCCAAACGCATCATCCCTTGCCTGGACGTGGACAACGGCCGGGTCGTCAAAGGTGTGAAGTTCGAGAACATCCGTGACGCCGGCGACCCGGTGGAAATCGCCCGTCGCTACGACGAGCAGGGTGCTGACGAGATTACCTTTCTCGACATCACCGCCAGCGTCGATGGTCGTGACACCACGCTGCACACCGTCGAGCGCATGGCCAGCCAGGTATTCATCCCGCTGACCGTCGGCGGTGGCGTGCGTACCGTGCAGGACATTCGCAACCTGCTCAATGCCGGTGCGGACAAGGTGTCGATCAACACCGCTGCCGTGTTCAACCCGGAGTTCGTCGGCGAAGCGGCGCAGCATTTCGGCTCGCAATGCATCGTCGTCGCCATCGACGCGAAGAAGGTGTCCGGCCCGGGCGAAACCCCGCGCTGGGAAATTTTCACCCACGGCGGCCGCAAGCCGACCGGCCTCGACGCGGTCGAGTGGGCGAAGAAAATGGAAGGCCTGGGTGCCGGTGAAATCCTCCTGACCAGCATGGATCAGGACGGCATGAAAAACGGTTTTGACCTCGGCGTGACCCGCGCCATCAGCGATGCGCTGGGCATTCCGGTGATCGCTTCCGGCGGCGTCGGCAACCTGCAGCATCTGGCGGACGGCATCCTTGAAGGCCACGCCAGTGCAGTACTGGCGGCGAGTATTTTCCACTTCGGCGAATACACCGTTCAGGAAGCCAAGGCCTACATGGCGCACCGCGGCATCGTAATGCGTTAA
- a CDS encoding substrate-binding periplasmic protein, which yields MIKRLLLALASASVLLINTGHAEESPDTDLVLLTENFPPYNMAKNGKNFAQDENINGIATDIVREMFKRAGITYSLTLRFPWERVYKLALENPGYGAFVMARLPDREKLFKWVGPIGPDDWVMLARADSKITLETLNDARKYKIGAYKGDAIAETLTKQGLKPVLVLRDQDNARKLVGGQIDLWATGDPAGRYLARQDGVTGLKTVLRFNSAELYLALNKDVPDATVARLQAELDQMRKDGVVDEIMGRYL from the coding sequence ATGATCAAACGCCTGCTTCTCGCCCTCGCCAGTGCCTCCGTGTTGTTGATCAACACCGGCCACGCCGAGGAAAGTCCCGACACCGATCTGGTGCTCCTCACCGAAAACTTCCCGCCGTACAACATGGCGAAGAACGGCAAGAATTTCGCCCAGGATGAAAACATCAATGGCATCGCCACGGACATCGTGCGCGAGATGTTCAAGCGTGCCGGCATCACTTACAGCCTGACCCTGCGCTTCCCCTGGGAGCGGGTCTACAAGCTGGCGCTGGAGAATCCCGGTTACGGAGCGTTCGTCATGGCGCGCCTGCCGGATCGCGAAAAGCTCTTCAAGTGGGTCGGCCCGATCGGGCCGGACGACTGGGTCATGCTGGCCAGGGCCGACAGCAAAATCACCCTCGAAACCCTCAATGACGCGCGCAAATACAAGATCGGCGCCTACAAGGGCGATGCGATTGCCGAGACGTTGACCAAACAGGGCCTGAAGCCGGTGTTGGTGCTGCGCGATCAGGACAACGCCAGGAAACTCGTCGGCGGTCAGATCGATCTGTGGGCCACCGGCGATCCTGCCGGCCGTTATCTGGCGCGGCAGGATGGGGTGACCGGGTTGAAAACCGTACTGCGCTTCAACAGTGCCGAACTGTATCTGGCATTGAACAAGGACGTGCCCGATGCAACGGTTGCCCGGTTGCAGGCCGAGCTGGATCAGATGCGCAAGGACGGTGTGGTCGACGAGATCATGGGACGGTATTTGTAG
- a CDS encoding DUF2164 domain-containing protein, whose amino-acid sequence MAVKKSKPPILTLTPEQESEANRKIQRFMEDRFELDLGSFEAAEILELFTREIAPHYYNRAIFDVQTHLKERFESIESDLWALEKN is encoded by the coding sequence ATGGCCGTCAAGAAATCCAAACCGCCGATCCTGACCCTCACTCCCGAGCAGGAGAGCGAGGCCAACCGCAAGATTCAGCGGTTCATGGAGGATCGTTTCGAACTGGACCTGGGTTCGTTCGAGGCGGCGGAAATTCTTGAGCTGTTTACCCGCGAAATTGCTCCGCACTATTACAACAGGGCGATTTTCGATGTGCAGACCCACCTCAAGGAGCGGTTTGAAAGCATCGAAAGCGACCTGTGGGCGCTCGAGAAGAATTAG
- a CDS encoding OFA family MFS transporter: MSTTITADGFKADQPGFLSKERIIAKPGFNRWLVPPAALAIHLCIGMAYGFSVFWLPLSKALGVTAPVACAPDMSFIAQVFSSQCDWPISMLGWIYTLFFIFLGCSAAIWGGWLEHAGPRKAGVVSALCWCGGLLISALGIYTHQIWLMWIGSGVIGGIGLGLGYISPVSTLIKWFPDKRGMATGMAIMGFGGGAMVGAPLATALMSHFASPTGVGVWQSFVAMAAIYFVFMIGGALAYRVPPTGWKPEGWTAPAKKASNAMITHRHVHVNVAWKTPQFRLVWLVLCLNVSAGIGILGMASPLLQEVFGGKLLGNDLPFGQLDAGQLASIAAIAAGFTGLLSLFNIGGRFFWASFSDYLGRKNTYFVFFALGFALYALIPNLGHLGNVALFVAAFCIILSMYGGGFATVPAYLADLFGTQMVGAIHGRLLTAWAAAGVLGPVLVNYLREYQLSIGVERAAAYDITLYILAGLLVLGFLCNLLVRPVADKYFMTDAELAAEQALGHDKGADGSTVLEWKAAPGSKPLAIAAWLVVGIPLAWGVWVTLQKTAVLFH, from the coding sequence ATGAGCACGACCATTACGGCGGACGGCTTCAAAGCCGATCAGCCCGGGTTCCTGTCCAAGGAACGCATCATCGCCAAGCCCGGTTTCAACCGTTGGCTGGTGCCGCCGGCCGCTCTGGCCATTCACCTGTGCATCGGCATGGCCTACGGCTTCTCGGTGTTCTGGTTGCCGCTGTCCAAGGCACTGGGCGTCACCGCTCCGGTGGCTTGCGCACCGGACATGAGCTTCATCGCACAAGTCTTCTCGTCGCAATGTGACTGGCCGATCTCCATGCTCGGCTGGATCTACACCCTGTTCTTCATCTTCCTCGGCTGCTCGGCAGCGATCTGGGGTGGCTGGCTTGAACACGCAGGACCACGCAAGGCCGGCGTTGTATCGGCACTTTGCTGGTGCGGCGGTCTGCTGATTTCTGCGCTGGGTATCTATACCCACCAGATCTGGCTGATGTGGATCGGCTCCGGCGTGATCGGCGGTATCGGTCTGGGTCTGGGCTACATCTCGCCGGTCTCGACCCTGATCAAATGGTTCCCGGACAAGCGCGGCATGGCGACCGGCATGGCGATCATGGGCTTCGGCGGTGGCGCGATGGTTGGTGCACCACTGGCGACCGCTCTGATGAGCCATTTCGCTTCGCCGACTGGCGTGGGCGTGTGGCAGAGCTTCGTGGCCATGGCCGCAATCTACTTCGTGTTCATGATCGGTGGCGCCTTGGCCTACCGCGTACCGCCAACCGGCTGGAAGCCTGAAGGCTGGACCGCGCCGGCGAAGAAAGCGTCGAACGCGATGATCACCCACCGTCACGTTCACGTGAATGTGGCGTGGAAAACCCCGCAATTCCGCCTGGTGTGGCTGGTGCTGTGCCTGAACGTGTCTGCCGGTATCGGCATCCTCGGCATGGCTTCGCCACTGTTGCAGGAAGTGTTCGGTGGCAAGCTGCTGGGCAACGATCTGCCGTTCGGTCAGCTGGATGCCGGTCAACTGGCTTCCATCGCAGCGATTGCGGCCGGTTTCACCGGTCTGCTGAGCCTGTTCAACATCGGCGGTCGCTTCTTCTGGGCGTCGTTCTCGGACTACCTGGGCCGCAAGAACACCTACTTCGTGTTCTTCGCACTGGGCTTTGCGCTGTACGCACTGATCCCGAACCTCGGTCACCTGGGCAACGTTGCGCTGTTCGTGGCGGCGTTCTGCATCATCCTGTCGATGTACGGCGGCGGTTTTGCGACCGTTCCGGCCTATCTGGCCGACCTGTTCGGTACGCAGATGGTGGGCGCTATCCACGGTCGTCTGCTGACTGCCTGGGCCGCCGCTGGCGTGCTGGGTCCGGTGCTGGTGAACTACCTGCGTGAGTATCAGCTGAGCATCGGCGTTGAACGCGCCGCCGCTTACGACATCACCCTGTACATCCTCGCCGGCCTGCTGGTGCTGGGCTTCCTGTGCAACCTGCTGGTGCGCCCGGTGGCGGACAAGTACTTCATGACCGACGCCGAACTGGCCGCCGAACAGGCGCTGGGTCACGACAAGGGTGCTGACGGCAGCACCGTGCTGGAGTGGAAAGCCGCGCCGGGCAGCAAGCCGCTGGCGATCGCTGCGTGGCTGGTGGTGGGGATTCCGTTGGCGTGGGGTGTGTGGGTGACCCTGCAGAAGACGGCGGTTCTGTTCCACTAA
- the hisB gene encoding imidazoleglycerol-phosphate dehydratase HisB, which translates to MAERKASVERDTLETQIKASINLDGTGKARFDIGVPFLEHMLDQIARHGLIDLDIQCKGDLHIDDHHTVEDVGITLGQAFAQAIGDKKGIRRYGHAYVPLDEALSRVVIDFSGRPGLQMHVPYTRATVGGFDVDLFQEFFQGFVNHALVSLHIDNLRGTNTHHQIETVFKAFGRALRMAVELDERMAGQMPSTKGVL; encoded by the coding sequence ATGGCCGAACGTAAGGCGTCTGTCGAGCGCGACACTCTGGAAACCCAGATCAAAGCCTCGATCAACCTTGATGGCACCGGAAAGGCCCGATTCGATATCGGTGTTCCTTTTCTTGAGCACATGCTGGATCAGATCGCCCGTCACGGGTTGATCGACCTGGATATCCAATGCAAGGGCGATCTGCATATCGACGACCACCATACGGTGGAAGACGTCGGTATCACCCTCGGCCAGGCCTTCGCGCAAGCCATTGGCGACAAGAAAGGCATTCGTCGCTACGGCCACGCCTACGTGCCGCTTGATGAAGCGCTGTCGCGCGTGGTGATCGACTTCTCCGGCCGTCCGGGCCTGCAGATGCACGTGCCGTACACCCGCGCCACCGTTGGCGGCTTCGACGTCGACCTGTTCCAGGAATTCTTCCAGGGCTTCGTCAACCACGCGCTGGTCAGCCTGCACATCGACAACTTGCGCGGCACCAACACCCACCACCAGATCGAAACCGTGTTCAAGGCTTTCGGCCGCGCACTGCGCATGGCCGTCGAGCTGGACGAGCGCATGGCCGGCCAGATGCCTTCGACCAAGGGCGTCCTGTAA
- the hisA gene encoding 1-(5-phosphoribosyl)-5-[(5-phosphoribosylamino)methylideneamino]imidazole-4-carboxamide isomerase has product MLIIPAIDLKDGACVRLRQGRMEDSTVFSDDPVSMAAKWVEGGCRRLHLVDLNGAFEGQPVNGEVVTAIAKRYPTLPIQIGGGIRSLETIEHYVKAGVSYVIIGTKAVKDPAFVAEACRAFPGKIIVGLDAKDGFVATDGWAEISTVQVIDLAKQFEADGVSSIVYTDIAKDGMMQGCNVPFTAALAAATKIPVIASGGIHNLGDIKSLLDAKAPGIIGAITGRAIYEGTLDVAEAQAFCDSYQG; this is encoded by the coding sequence ATGCTGATTATTCCCGCTATCGATCTTAAAGACGGTGCCTGCGTACGTCTGCGCCAGGGCCGCATGGAAGATTCCACAGTGTTCTCCGATGACCCGGTGAGCATGGCTGCCAAGTGGGTGGAGGGCGGCTGCCGTCGTCTGCATCTGGTCGACCTGAACGGCGCTTTCGAAGGCCAGCCGGTCAACGGCGAAGTGGTGACCGCGATCGCCAAGCGCTACCCGACTCTGCCGATCCAGATCGGCGGCGGCATCCGTTCGCTGGAAACCATCGAGCACTACGTCAAGGCGGGTGTCAGCTACGTGATCATCGGCACCAAAGCGGTGAAGGATCCGGCGTTTGTCGCTGAAGCCTGCCGCGCGTTCCCGGGCAAGATCATCGTCGGTCTGGATGCCAAGGACGGTTTTGTCGCCACCGATGGCTGGGCTGAAATCAGCACCGTGCAGGTCATCGACCTGGCCAAGCAGTTCGAAGCCGACGGCGTGTCCTCGATCGTTTATACCGACATCGCCAAAGACGGCATGATGCAGGGCTGCAACGTGCCGTTCACCGCTGCGCTGGCGGCTGCCACCAAGATCCCGGTGATCGCTTCCGGCGGCATTCACAACCTCGGTGATATCAAGTCGCTGCTCGACGCCAAGGCGCCAGGCATCATCGGCGCCATCACCGGCCGGGCGATCTACGAAGGCACTCTCGACGTCGCCGAAGCGCAAGCTTTCTGCGACTCGTATCAAGGCTGA
- a CDS encoding Vps62-related protein yields MTGIDSNTLSAQRMKPIRFGNLLINFTSEFHRIWDSRGSGSAVGSFWRPAPAPDLLPGYFPLGDVAVTGYENVNGNRIVAVVREGEPQGDGPSRSNALSPPTDYERVWKDANSGAAADCTVWRPIPPPGYVAMGFVCSNGRDKPLLNAIRCVREDLVMPATVGDLIWDDKGSGARQNFSAWDIEPAQAAAGEIHFAAGTFFGVQSHSKPVNSTVHALRMQLPRQSIPAPEAPELSGYGAPPELAPAKVTQTVRIPWFAVNDQLSAGEQLSTSPFYRLERSDQYVLVGHGHNTTDLPRPFKWKAVRTQNSQMQQIFSRLTAIEFSTAWSALPSSAPPAIRFSAHLYKDFTYCETSASGWDESRPLDIVAMAAKHKAVAVYQIQSIYTLRRADGTHVAVSVGYTDDESLYLTEYPPESDSTLTFTPQLATEPPASESHSDSDSDNIGFAPQLTTEEEVATNTVP; encoded by the coding sequence ATGACAGGCATCGACAGCAACACATTATCTGCGCAGCGAATGAAACCGATCCGGTTCGGCAATCTGCTGATCAATTTCACCAGCGAATTCCACCGGATCTGGGACAGCCGCGGCTCCGGTTCCGCGGTTGGCAGTTTTTGGCGCCCGGCTCCCGCTCCCGATCTGCTACCGGGGTATTTCCCGTTGGGGGATGTGGCCGTGACCGGGTACGAAAACGTCAATGGAAACAGAATCGTGGCTGTCGTCCGTGAAGGCGAGCCGCAAGGCGATGGCCCCTCCCGGAGCAACGCACTCAGCCCGCCCACGGACTACGAAAGAGTCTGGAAGGACGCCAACTCCGGAGCCGCCGCCGACTGCACGGTATGGCGCCCCATCCCTCCTCCCGGCTATGTGGCCATGGGGTTTGTCTGCTCCAACGGGCGCGACAAGCCATTACTCAATGCGATCCGCTGTGTCCGCGAAGATCTGGTCATGCCCGCAACCGTTGGCGATTTGATCTGGGATGACAAAGGCAGTGGCGCCAGGCAGAACTTCAGCGCCTGGGACATTGAACCTGCGCAGGCTGCTGCGGGTGAAATCCACTTTGCAGCGGGCACGTTCTTCGGAGTCCAGAGCCACTCCAAACCTGTGAATTCCACCGTCCACGCGTTGCGAATGCAGCTTCCCCGACAGTCAATACCTGCACCCGAGGCGCCTGAACTGTCGGGGTATGGAGCCCCTCCGGAACTGGCACCGGCCAAGGTCACACAGACCGTGCGAATTCCATGGTTCGCGGTAAACGATCAACTGTCCGCGGGCGAGCAGTTGTCCACTTCCCCGTTCTACCGTCTGGAACGCTCGGATCAATATGTCCTGGTGGGGCACGGCCACAACACCACTGATCTGCCACGGCCTTTCAAATGGAAAGCGGTTCGCACCCAGAACTCGCAGATGCAGCAGATTTTCAGCCGCCTCACCGCTATCGAGTTCTCGACAGCGTGGTCAGCGCTGCCTTCGAGCGCCCCCCCTGCCATCCGCTTCTCGGCACATCTGTACAAAGACTTTACCTACTGCGAGACATCAGCCAGCGGCTGGGATGAATCGCGCCCACTGGACATCGTCGCCATGGCTGCCAAACACAAGGCCGTGGCGGTCTATCAAATACAAAGTATCTATACGTTGAGGCGCGCAGACGGCACTCATGTAGCAGTGAGCGTGGGTTACACCGATGATGAAAGCCTTTACCTGACCGAGTATCCGCCAGAAAGCGACAGCACGCTGACCTTCACTCCGCAACTGGCGACAGAGCCACCTGCAAGCGAAAGCCATTCAGACAGTGACAGCGACAATATTGGCTTTGCCCCTCAACTGACGACAGAGGAAGAAGTCGCTACAAATACCGTCCCATGA
- the hisH gene encoding imidazole glycerol phosphate synthase subunit HisH produces the protein MQTVAVIDYGMGNLHSVAKALEHVGAGKVLITSDAAVIREADRVVFPGVGAIRDCMAEIRRLGFDSLVREVSQDRPFLGICVGMQALLDSSEENDGVDCIGLFPGAVKFFGKDLHEDGEHLKVPHMGWNEVKQAVDHPLWHNIPDLARFYFVHSYYIAAGNPRQVVGSGHYGVDFAAALAEGSRFAVQFHPEKSHTHGLQLLQNFAAWDGRW, from the coding sequence ATGCAGACGGTCGCAGTTATCGATTACGGCATGGGCAACCTGCACTCGGTGGCCAAGGCCCTCGAGCACGTCGGTGCCGGCAAGGTGCTGATCACCAGCGATGCGGCAGTGATCCGCGAAGCCGACCGCGTGGTGTTCCCCGGTGTCGGCGCGATTCGCGATTGCATGGCGGAGATCCGTCGCCTCGGTTTCGATTCGCTGGTACGTGAAGTCAGCCAAGACCGTCCGTTCCTCGGCATCTGCGTCGGCATGCAAGCCTTGCTCGACTCCAGCGAAGAGAACGACGGCGTCGACTGCATCGGCCTGTTCCCGGGCGCGGTGAAGTTCTTCGGCAAAGACCTGCATGAAGACGGCGAACACCTTAAAGTCCCGCACATGGGCTGGAACGAAGTGAAGCAGGCGGTGGATCACCCGCTGTGGCACAACATTCCGGACCTGGCGCGTTTCTACTTCGTGCACAGCTACTACATCGCCGCCGGCAACCCGCGGCAGGTGGTCGGCAGCGGTCATTACGGCGTCGATTTCGCCGCGGCGCTGGCCGAAGGTTCGCGTTTCGCCGTGCAGTTCCACCCGGAGAAGAGCCATACCCATGGCCTGCAATTGCTGCAGAACTTCGCGGCGTGGGACGGTCGCTGGTAA